One window from the genome of Saccharicrinis carchari encodes:
- a CDS encoding C40 family peptidase — MAIQIIKYYFISALILLFMGCASHVNKSTIEVERVKSKYIADNRVSLFDVNLSKNDKGVLIVSGETTVPDAKTELISSLQKNNIALIDSLTVLPDVNRVQQLWALVTVSVANLRDKPYHAAQLVSQIIMGTPVKVLKEQGAWVLIQCPDRYIAWTNASSLHFLSDLEFAKWKITQRAVLKRDAWMLAFDGKRVSDLVAGSIVQIVSDSSEFSKVALPDGRWGYLARNSFRHFDQWTNQTRLKKDKLVETAFTFFGLPYLWGGTSSKGLDCSGLMKNIYFLNGYILARDASQQVKYGLNVNTDLAKLHAGDLLFFGNAKSKKVTHVGMYIGDTEFIHASARVMVNSLDSVRPNFSTYRADTWLYARRYVGQAVQDGLIPVGSHSWYVNTDGAGSATLTIP; from the coding sequence ATGGCGATACAGATTATCAAATATTATTTTATTTCCGCTTTAATCCTTTTGTTTATGGGGTGTGCAAGCCATGTTAACAAAAGCACAATTGAAGTAGAAAGGGTAAAGAGTAAATATATTGCAGACAATAGGGTAAGCCTTTTTGATGTTAATCTTAGCAAAAACGACAAAGGCGTCCTTATTGTAAGCGGTGAAACCACGGTGCCGGATGCCAAAACGGAGCTTATATCTTCTCTGCAAAAAAATAACATCGCTCTTATCGACAGTTTAACTGTTCTGCCTGATGTAAATCGGGTGCAGCAACTTTGGGCTTTGGTTACGGTGAGTGTGGCCAACCTTCGCGATAAACCTTATCACGCGGCACAACTGGTGTCCCAAATTATCATGGGCACCCCGGTTAAAGTACTTAAGGAGCAAGGGGCTTGGGTGCTCATCCAGTGCCCCGACAGGTACATAGCCTGGACTAACGCATCTTCTCTGCATTTTTTAAGCGATCTGGAGTTTGCCAAATGGAAAATTACCCAACGTGCTGTGCTGAAAAGAGATGCCTGGATGTTAGCGTTTGATGGTAAGAGAGTTTCAGATCTGGTGGCCGGAAGTATTGTGCAGATAGTAAGCGATAGCAGTGAATTTTCAAAAGTAGCCCTCCCCGACGGTAGGTGGGGTTACCTAGCAAGAAACAGTTTCCGGCATTTCGACCAATGGACGAATCAAACCCGGTTGAAAAAAGATAAATTGGTAGAGACAGCCTTTACGTTTTTTGGCTTACCTTACCTGTGGGGTGGTACTTCTTCTAAAGGGCTTGATTGTAGCGGTTTGATGAAAAATATTTATTTTTTGAACGGATATATATTAGCTCGCGACGCATCGCAGCAAGTTAAGTATGGATTAAATGTAAATACAGACCTTGCCAAACTCCATGCAGGTGACCTCTTGTTTTTTGGCAACGCCAAATCAAAAAAAGTAACGCATGTGGGGATGTACATCGGCGATACCGAATTTATCCATGCTTCTGCGCGGGTGATGGTAAATAGCCTCGACTCGGTCCGTCCTAATTTTAGTACGTATCGTGCAGATACATGGCTGTATGCGCGTAGATATGTGGGGCAAGCTGTGCAGGATGGATTAATACCCGTGGGTAGCCATTCCTGGTATGTAAATACAGATGGTGCCGGGAGTGCGACTCTCACAATACCATAA
- a CDS encoding transglutaminase-like domain-containing protein, with the protein MFFQAAFFKSVVVLSIVGFIFFVNKYQNGKINWKQADIWLEAGDFTKLREWTAWIKEKNVIHGKIWFKADSLEQIAHRIELDFTLDEAAVDKLLHKQWGSVDATEKKKWEEDRLLEYRYIDGEKRYFKRAVSNLKLLLNRGGLITDSLASFCLEHTRRVMKATKLNGQPVLPQTFSVEFSLRVNTNAVPNGEEIRCWLPFPKESHARQTQVQFVWASEKNYHVSKSANTHRTIYMSARAQKDRETVFRVRFKFTTLAQYFQLSNDKLKAYDENSELYKKYTAEQYPHIVFSNRIKKLSDSIVGNTKIPHEKVRKLYYWIDDNIPWAGALEYGTIPCIPQYVLDHKKGDCGMQTLLFMAMARYQGVPVKWQSGWMMHPRNINLHDWCEVYYQGVGWVPLDNSFGLQNTDNTQLKDFYISGMDAYRLIINDGIGAALEPAKKYLRSEPWDFQRGEVEWAGGNLYFDQWNYSMQVLN; encoded by the coding sequence ATGTTTTTTCAAGCTGCATTTTTTAAATCTGTTGTTGTATTAAGTATAGTTGGATTTATTTTTTTTGTTAATAAATATCAAAATGGTAAAATAAATTGGAAGCAGGCCGACATTTGGCTCGAGGCAGGGGATTTTACGAAGTTACGGGAATGGACGGCTTGGATAAAAGAAAAAAATGTAATCCACGGTAAAATATGGTTTAAAGCCGACTCGCTGGAACAAATAGCCCATAGAATAGAATTGGATTTTACCCTCGACGAGGCTGCTGTGGATAAGCTGTTGCACAAACAATGGGGCAGTGTGGATGCTACCGAAAAGAAAAAATGGGAAGAAGACCGTCTTTTGGAATATAGATATATCGATGGAGAAAAAAGGTATTTTAAGCGGGCGGTTTCCAATTTAAAACTATTGTTAAACAGGGGGGGCTTGATTACCGATTCGCTGGCAAGCTTTTGCCTCGAACATACCCGGCGGGTAATGAAGGCAACTAAATTAAATGGGCAGCCGGTACTTCCGCAAACTTTTAGTGTTGAATTTTCCCTTCGTGTTAATACCAATGCCGTACCGAACGGTGAAGAAATAAGATGCTGGCTACCTTTTCCTAAGGAATCCCATGCAAGGCAAACGCAGGTTCAATTCGTGTGGGCTTCGGAGAAAAATTATCATGTATCTAAGTCTGCAAATACCCACCGCACCATTTATATGTCCGCGAGAGCGCAAAAGGATAGGGAAACTGTTTTTAGGGTTCGATTCAAATTTACAACGCTGGCGCAGTATTTTCAATTAAGCAACGATAAGCTTAAGGCTTATGACGAAAACTCGGAGTTATATAAAAAGTATACCGCTGAACAATATCCGCATATTGTATTCAGCAACAGGATAAAGAAATTATCCGATAGTATTGTGGGAAACACCAAAATACCCCATGAGAAAGTCCGTAAACTCTATTATTGGATAGACGATAACATACCCTGGGCCGGTGCGCTCGAATACGGGACAATACCTTGCATTCCCCAATACGTCCTGGACCATAAAAAAGGGGACTGTGGTATGCAGACCCTTTTATTTATGGCAATGGCAAGGTATCAGGGGGTGCCGGTGAAGTGGCAAAGCGGATGGATGATGCATCCCCGCAATATTAACCTGCACGACTGGTGCGAAGTGTATTATCAGGGCGTGGGCTGGGTGCCCTTGGATAATTCATTCGGCTTGCAAAACACCGATAACACTCAACTTAAGGATTTTTATATTTCGGGAATGGATGCTTATCGTTTGATAATAAACGATGGGATAGGGGCAGCTTTGGAACCGGCCAAAAAATATCTACGCAGCGAGCCCTGGGACTTTCAACGGGGCGAAGTGGAATGGGCCGGCGGTAACTTGTATTTTGACCAGTGGAATTACAGCATGCAGGTGTTGAACTAA
- a CDS encoding exo-beta-N-acetylmuramidase NamZ family protein, translated as MKKIALICLSLLLIATTNAQSVKTGIEALRNNSFDILKGRNVGLITNPTGVDHNLISTVDILYNAPEVQLKALYGPEHGVRGDYAAGDLVEFFTDPKTGLPVYSLYGKNKKPNPEMLKGIDVLVYDIQDIGSRSYTYISTLGLAMEAAAENNIKMVILDRPNPLGGLKMEGVVTEPGFISFVSQFEIPYVHGLTVGELALFLNNEGHLNNKVKCDLTVIQMEGWKRAMNFVDTNLPWVPSSPHIPHANSSFFYPVSGILGELYVYSIGVGYTLPFQLFAAEHFDADSLANNLNNLHLPGVIFRPVHFKPYYSVSKGTMVHGVQVHFTDYGKAPLSLLQFYVLQEAHKLWPAHNVFELCDPSRLLMFDKVCGSDKVRKNFTKRWLVSDIEQMWYKDIDAFKKTAEKYFLYK; from the coding sequence ATGAAAAAAATCGCACTTATTTGTCTTTCATTATTATTGATTGCAACAACCAATGCCCAAAGCGTTAAAACAGGAATCGAAGCACTGCGAAACAATAGCTTTGACATACTGAAAGGGCGTAATGTGGGCCTGATCACCAATCCTACCGGCGTTGATCACAACTTAATCTCTACGGTGGATATTTTGTATAACGCCCCAGAAGTTCAGCTCAAGGCACTTTATGGTCCGGAACACGGGGTACGCGGAGATTATGCGGCGGGCGACCTGGTGGAGTTTTTTACCGACCCCAAAACCGGCTTACCCGTGTACAGCCTCTATGGCAAAAATAAAAAGCCAAACCCCGAGATGCTCAAAGGTATTGATGTGCTGGTTTATGACATTCAGGACATCGGCTCACGCTCTTACACGTATATCAGTACCTTGGGATTGGCCATGGAGGCAGCAGCCGAAAACAATATTAAGATGGTGATACTGGACAGACCCAATCCCCTGGGCGGTTTAAAAATGGAAGGTGTTGTCACCGAACCCGGGTTTATATCTTTTGTGAGCCAGTTTGAGATACCTTATGTACATGGTTTAACCGTAGGCGAACTGGCTCTATTCCTGAATAACGAGGGGCATCTCAACAATAAAGTAAAGTGCGATTTAACAGTGATACAGATGGAGGGATGGAAACGCGCTATGAACTTTGTGGATACTAATTTACCCTGGGTTCCTTCCTCACCCCACATCCCTCATGCCAACTCATCGTTCTTTTATCCTGTTTCGGGTATATTGGGTGAGCTTTACGTGTACAGCATTGGTGTTGGCTACACCCTGCCCTTTCAGTTATTTGCAGCCGAACATTTTGATGCCGACAGTCTGGCCAACAACCTGAACAACTTACATTTGCCTGGTGTCATTTTTCGGCCCGTTCATTTTAAACCATATTATAGCGTATCAAAGGGCACCATGGTACATGGGGTGCAGGTACATTTTACCGATTACGGAAAAGCCCCCTTATCACTCTTACAATTTTATGTGTTACAGGAGGCGCATAAACTATGGCCGGCGCACAATGTATTTGAATTGTGCGACCCATCGCGGTTGCTGATGTTTGATAAAGTGTGCGGAAGCGATAAAGTAAGGAAAAACTTTACCAAAAGATGGCTGGTAAGCGATATAGAGCAGATGTGGTATAAAGATATCGATGCGTTTAAAAAAACAGCCGAAAAATATTTTTTGTATAAGTAA
- a CDS encoding acyltransferase family protein, with product MKKTERYLALDVLRGITVAGMIMVNTPGSWSYVYPPLRHAQWHGCTPTDLVFPFFLFVVGVSVFFSFQKYGNTLNKTSLLKVGKRTALIFAIGLFLNSFPQWQMELPTLRIMGVLQRIALAYGIGAILVLSLRFKPLIMVSGGLLLLHWALLYFLGGDSPYSLAQNATIPFDTFILGEAHLYGGFGIPFDPEGLFSTLSAVVTVIVGYAVGHMIKASTKKQLPIRLLLVGGTLALAGWLWGFILPINKPIWTGSYVLYTGGLATVFLGLLVWVIDVRGYKKWTSFFVVFGMNPLFIYAFSGLWARILGRVIKVTTETGESVPASHALYNNIFVPLAGNMNGSLFYALTHIVFFWFLGWILYKKKIFIKV from the coding sequence ATGAAAAAAACTGAGCGCTATCTAGCCCTCGATGTGCTGCGGGGCATTACAGTAGCCGGAATGATAATGGTAAATACACCCGGTAGCTGGTCGTATGTGTATCCGCCATTGCGGCATGCTCAATGGCACGGCTGTACTCCTACCGATTTGGTATTTCCCTTTTTCCTCTTTGTAGTAGGGGTTTCGGTGTTCTTTTCCTTCCAAAAATACGGGAATACGTTAAATAAAACATCTTTGCTCAAAGTGGGCAAACGGACTGCGTTGATATTTGCCATCGGCTTATTTCTGAATTCTTTTCCGCAATGGCAAATGGAGCTGCCCACGCTACGTATCATGGGGGTGCTTCAGCGTATTGCCCTTGCCTATGGCATTGGGGCTATATTGGTGCTGTCGCTGAGATTTAAACCTTTGATCATGGTTTCCGGTGGCTTGCTTCTGCTTCATTGGGCTTTGCTTTATTTCCTGGGTGGTGACAGCCCGTACAGTTTAGCGCAAAATGCTACCATCCCCTTCGATACCTTTATCTTGGGCGAAGCACATCTGTATGGAGGCTTTGGTATACCCTTCGACCCCGAAGGACTGTTCAGTACCTTGTCGGCGGTGGTTACCGTGATAGTAGGTTATGCTGTGGGGCATATGATAAAGGCATCTACTAAAAAACAGTTGCCCATACGCTTGTTGTTGGTTGGTGGAACCTTGGCTCTGGCCGGTTGGCTCTGGGGTTTTATCCTGCCCATCAATAAACCCATATGGACTGGCTCCTATGTGCTCTATACAGGTGGACTGGCAACTGTATTCCTTGGTTTACTGGTATGGGTGATTGATGTGCGAGGCTATAAAAAATGGACTTCCTTTTTCGTGGTCTTCGGCATGAACCCGCTGTTTATATATGCCTTCTCAGGTTTATGGGCCAGGATTCTAGGCCGTGTGATTAAAGTAACAACAGAAACAGGGGAATCTGTACCGGCATCCCACGCCCTTTACAATAATATTTTTGTACCCCTGGCCGGTAATATGAATGGCTCCCTGTTTTATGCCCTTACTCATATCGTATTTTTCTGGTTTTTAGGTTGGATACTTTATAAAAAGAAGATATTTATTAAAGTGTGA
- a CDS encoding glycoside hydrolase family 10 protein, with protein MKNKIHIILSICLFFGINIFGKDYPKREMRAVWIASVANIDWPSKAGLTVDLQKQEMEELLDLAKEYRMNTVIFQIRPATDALYYSSLEPWSQWLTGVQGTAPDPLYDPLQFTAEQCKKRGLDLHVWLNPYRAVADTLRSSVSENHPIRQHPEWFVKYGKTAYFNPGLPETRNHVAKVVADIVRRYDVDAIHFDDYFYPYRIANKEFPDQAAFEMHPRGFTPDKKEDWRRDNVNLIIKQLNDTIKSINPHVEFGISPFGVWRNQHIDPSGSATRAGQTNYDDLYADILKWQKEGWIDYVTPQIYWHIGMEVADYAIIADWWSKNAYGCLVYTGQAFYKLNKKSKVRAWRSPKQIEKQIKLNRTIPNIGGSMYFSAKSMRHNPLKLKERMTKKVYKYEALPPVNLRIEQVVAEAPTNARMNVEKGKIHLQWEAGKNNKYFVLYKFRKGKPASIENAENIVRVTGQNSIIGEINRFTHPDKYYYMVTGVSKTNQESVSVFFRQE; from the coding sequence ATGAAAAATAAAATACACATCATCCTGAGTATCTGCTTGTTTTTCGGAATCAATATCTTCGGCAAAGACTATCCTAAAAGGGAGATGCGGGCGGTTTGGATCGCATCAGTGGCCAATATCGACTGGCCTTCAAAAGCGGGTCTAACTGTTGATTTGCAAAAGCAGGAGATGGAAGAATTGCTCGATCTGGCCAAAGAATACAGAATGAATACTGTTATCTTTCAGATACGTCCCGCTACGGATGCCTTATATTATTCCTCCTTAGAGCCTTGGTCGCAATGGCTCACCGGGGTGCAGGGCACAGCGCCCGATCCGCTTTACGATCCGCTTCAATTTACGGCAGAGCAATGCAAAAAGCGTGGTCTGGATCTCCATGTGTGGCTCAACCCTTATCGTGCCGTGGCCGATACCCTGCGGAGTTCCGTTTCCGAAAATCATCCCATCAGGCAGCATCCGGAGTGGTTTGTAAAGTATGGGAAAACAGCTTATTTTAACCCGGGACTACCCGAAACGCGAAATCATGTGGCAAAAGTGGTAGCTGATATTGTCCGGCGATATGATGTAGACGCGATTCACTTCGACGATTATTTTTATCCTTATCGTATTGCCAATAAAGAGTTTCCCGACCAGGCTGCTTTTGAGATGCATCCCAGAGGTTTTACACCCGATAAAAAAGAGGACTGGCGCAGAGACAATGTAAACCTGATTATAAAACAGCTAAACGATACCATTAAATCCATTAATCCTCATGTAGAGTTTGGAATATCACCTTTCGGTGTTTGGCGTAATCAACATATCGATCCCAGTGGTTCGGCAACAAGAGCCGGGCAAACCAATTACGACGATTTGTATGCCGATATATTAAAATGGCAAAAAGAAGGCTGGATTGATTATGTGACCCCTCAGATTTATTGGCACATTGGCATGGAAGTGGCTGATTATGCCATCATAGCCGATTGGTGGAGTAAGAATGCCTACGGTTGCCTGGTTTATACCGGTCAGGCATTTTACAAGCTGAATAAAAAATCAAAAGTAAGAGCCTGGCGATCGCCAAAGCAAATAGAAAAACAAATTAAACTCAACAGAACCATTCCTAATATTGGAGGCAGCATGTATTTTAGTGCCAAATCCATGAGGCATAATCCTTTGAAGTTGAAGGAGAGAATGACCAAAAAAGTGTACAAGTACGAGGCTTTACCTCCTGTAAATTTGCGTATTGAGCAGGTTGTAGCAGAAGCACCCACCAATGCTAGGATGAACGTGGAGAAGGGTAAAATACATTTGCAATGGGAAGCTGGTAAAAACAACAAGTATTTTGTGCTGTATAAATTCAGAAAAGGAAAACCGGCCAGTATCGAAAATGCAGAAAACATTGTACGGGTGACGGGACAAAATAGTATTATTGGCGAAATAAACCGGTTTACCCATCCCGATAAATATTATTACATGGTAACAGGGGTGAGCAAAACCAATCAGGAGTCGGTAAGCGTATTTTTTAGGCAAGAGTAG
- a CDS encoding MFS transporter translates to MNKLKSTSPWAWVPTLYFAQGIPYVVVMTVSVIMYKRLGVSNTDIALYTSWLYLPWVIKPLWSPVVDLLKTKRWWIIIMQLLIGAGLAGVALTIPVPNFFKFTLAFLWLLAFSSATHDIAADGFYMLGLNEHKQAYFIGIRSTFYRISMITGQGLLIILAGFIESSSGLEPVDFTVTTQSHKTEWLVPTDIDYGSAQNGEMSFVIDTDQVALGTNNINKTRADEIKAWAKAHNLNNGFVQQEATLAKDDSWWARQVADPLKKTLKEKFGKADKVVNQADAQGNIAVIGIRLSTSPGEGETVVLNMDRNKGAKDLSLIEGQRLTFTADNWNKNAQVLIQVDPKQQGVVSTSFRGLSGNIPLAWSVTFFVLAGLFVTFLIYHRFILPKPAGDRPVSQGSSMFKEFGQTFVSFFKKDNIGMAMLFILVFRLGESQLVKLASPFLLDAKEIGGLGLTTGDVGLIYGTIGILFLTLGGILGGWVASRQGLKYWIFWMTLAINLPNLTYVYLSFYMPESMWLIASSVAVEQFGYGFGFTAFMLYLIYFSQGKSKTAHYAICTGFMALGMMIPGMVSGWLQEIIGYQNFFIWVMICTIPSFVVIKFLKIDPTFGIKKAEE, encoded by the coding sequence ATGAACAAACTAAAATCTACATCGCCCTGGGCTTGGGTGCCCACCCTTTATTTTGCCCAAGGCATACCCTACGTGGTAGTGATGACTGTTTCGGTAATCATGTACAAACGTTTGGGTGTATCTAATACGGATATAGCTCTTTACACCAGTTGGTTATATCTGCCTTGGGTTATAAAACCTTTATGGAGTCCGGTGGTCGATTTGCTTAAAACAAAGCGGTGGTGGATCATTATTATGCAATTACTCATAGGTGCCGGCTTGGCTGGTGTGGCATTAACTATCCCCGTACCCAACTTTTTTAAATTTACCTTGGCCTTTCTTTGGTTGCTGGCCTTTAGTTCTGCTACACACGATATTGCTGCCGACGGGTTTTACATGTTAGGGCTCAACGAACATAAACAAGCCTATTTTATTGGTATTCGCAGTACGTTCTATCGTATTTCGATGATAACCGGACAAGGCTTGCTCATTATTCTGGCTGGTTTTATCGAGTCTTCGTCAGGTTTAGAACCGGTGGATTTTACGGTTACAACGCAAAGCCATAAAACAGAATGGCTTGTACCTACGGATATCGACTATGGTTCGGCGCAAAACGGAGAAATGAGTTTTGTGATAGATACCGACCAAGTTGCCTTAGGAACGAATAATATAAATAAGACCAGGGCCGATGAAATAAAAGCATGGGCAAAAGCGCATAATCTCAACAATGGTTTTGTTCAGCAGGAGGCCACACTGGCCAAGGACGATTCGTGGTGGGCACGACAGGTGGCCGATCCCTTAAAGAAGACCTTGAAAGAGAAATTTGGTAAGGCCGATAAGGTAGTGAATCAGGCCGATGCACAAGGTAATATTGCCGTAATCGGAATTCGCCTTTCCACCTCGCCCGGGGAGGGAGAAACGGTGGTGCTTAACATGGATCGTAACAAAGGAGCCAAAGATTTATCGCTGATAGAAGGGCAGCGCCTGACTTTTACAGCGGATAATTGGAATAAAAATGCCCAGGTGCTCATTCAGGTCGATCCTAAACAGCAAGGAGTGGTGTCCACAAGCTTCAGAGGCTTGTCGGGAAATATTCCACTGGCGTGGTCGGTCACTTTTTTTGTGCTGGCCGGTTTGTTTGTTACTTTTTTAATTTACCATCGTTTTATTTTGCCAAAGCCGGCGGGCGATAGGCCTGTATCGCAAGGAAGCAGCATGTTTAAAGAGTTTGGACAAACCTTTGTGTCGTTCTTTAAAAAAGATAATATTGGTATGGCCATGCTTTTTATACTGGTTTTCCGCCTGGGCGAGAGCCAGCTCGTAAAATTAGCATCTCCCTTTTTGTTAGATGCCAAAGAAATTGGTGGCCTGGGTTTAACCACGGGCGATGTGGGACTGATTTATGGTACCATAGGCATCCTCTTTTTAACGCTCGGCGGTATCCTGGGTGGTTGGGTAGCCTCGCGTCAGGGACTTAAATATTGGATTTTCTGGATGACATTGGCTATTAACCTTCCTAATCTTACTTATGTATATCTATCCTTTTATATGCCCGAGAGTATGTGGTTGATAGCATCCAGCGTGGCGGTGGAGCAGTTTGGTTATGGCTTTGGCTTTACGGCTTTTATGCTCTACTTGATTTATTTTTCGCAGGGAAAAAGCAAAACAGCACATTACGCCATCTGTACCGGTTTTATGGCCTTGGGTATGATGATTCCCGGAATGGTATCGGGCTGGCTGCAAGAAATTATCGGTTATCAAAATTTCTTTATCTGGGTGATGATATGTACCATACCTAGTTTTGTGGTTATCAAATTCCTAAAAATAGATCCTACCTTTGGGATAAAAAAAGCAGAGGAATAA
- a CDS encoding SpoIID/LytB domain-containing protein, with protein MNNIPLIHVGIQFRPEIQFTLSGDFKIGDTILTGKWKAVMEGHDIKLSNGKQELAFPTDVTLSPVHPDSDFFTLHAVTIGINFHWERDEDQSFKGGLKLLVEDKKITAINMLSVEDYLISVISSEMSATSSLELLKAHAVISRSWLLAQIQKNKSLQQKKQTYQTVHESDSEFIKWYDREDHINFDVCADDHCQRYQGITRSSTKAVVEAVKATWGEVLMFEKAICDTRFSKCCGGVVERFEHVWEPINHPYLQTFTDNDKNPAGFSLNLKNEEAAKNWMLGQPEAYCNTADKEVLSQVLNDYDQETNDFYRWTVVYTQSEISELIKERTGIDFGLIQDLIPVERGDSGRLIKLQIVGHKKTLTIGKELEIRKALSKSHLYSAAFIVQKEELKGRIKFVLKGAGWGHGVGLCQIGAAVMGAKGFAYNAILMHYFRGAELKKRY; from the coding sequence ATGAATAACATACCACTTATACACGTAGGCATTCAGTTTAGGCCTGAAATTCAGTTTACCCTTAGCGGCGATTTTAAAATAGGCGACACCATCTTAACAGGAAAATGGAAGGCAGTTATGGAAGGCCACGATATAAAATTATCGAATGGTAAGCAAGAGCTGGCTTTTCCTACGGACGTGACGTTGAGTCCTGTGCATCCCGACAGTGATTTTTTTACTTTACATGCTGTAACCATAGGTATCAACTTTCATTGGGAGCGCGATGAGGATCAGTCGTTTAAAGGTGGATTAAAGCTGCTTGTTGAGGATAAGAAAATTACTGCCATCAACATGCTGTCGGTAGAGGATTATCTTATCAGCGTTATTTCCTCCGAAATGAGTGCCACCTCCTCCTTGGAACTACTAAAAGCACATGCGGTTATTTCGCGAAGCTGGTTACTGGCGCAAATACAAAAAAACAAATCATTGCAACAAAAAAAGCAGACTTATCAAACTGTGCATGAATCGGACAGCGAGTTTATAAAGTGGTACGATAGAGAGGATCATATCAATTTTGATGTGTGTGCCGATGATCATTGCCAGCGTTACCAGGGTATAACCCGCTCATCAACCAAAGCAGTGGTGGAGGCGGTTAAAGCCACTTGGGGCGAAGTACTTATGTTTGAAAAGGCCATCTGCGACACGCGCTTTTCAAAATGTTGCGGTGGAGTAGTGGAACGCTTTGAGCATGTGTGGGAACCCATTAACCATCCTTATTTGCAGACTTTTACCGATAACGATAAAAATCCCGCGGGCTTCAGTCTCAACTTAAAAAACGAAGAAGCCGCCAAAAATTGGATGCTGGGACAACCTGAAGCGTATTGTAATACCGCCGACAAAGAAGTGCTGAGTCAGGTACTTAACGATTACGATCAGGAAACCAATGACTTTTACCGTTGGACAGTGGTTTATACGCAAAGTGAAATAAGCGAACTAATAAAAGAAAGAACAGGGATTGATTTTGGTTTGATACAAGATTTAATACCTGTGGAAAGAGGCGACTCAGGACGTTTAATTAAACTACAGATTGTGGGCCATAAAAAAACTTTAACCATTGGTAAGGAGCTGGAAATAAGAAAAGCATTGTCCAAATCGCATTTGTACAGCGCTGCTTTTATTGTGCAAAAAGAGGAGCTTAAGGGCCGGATAAAGTTTGTGCTTAAAGGAGCCGGGTGGGGGCATGGCGTTGGGCTGTGCCAAATAGGAGCGGCTGTAATGGGAGCCAAAGGGTTTGCTTATAATGCCATTTTAATGCACTATTTTAGAGGCGCGGAGTTGAAAAAAAGGTATTAG
- a CDS encoding DUF4922 domain-containing protein: MTTISTKTKQLIHTQLQDWALAKSNYQGLQKVVTRDVELPGGSRVKVQFNPERIRSSAAKVDAKSIQERACFLCAENRPAQQQGVPFGDDYTILINPFPIFPQHLTIPHNAHTNQLIAPYFISMLSLAGELNRFTLFYNGPKCGASAPDHFHFQAGIKNFLPIEADFKSGKYTHRIGEENKVKVYNWKGYNRGVITLKGSDKESVAILFQKLHNYLHAKQIQEIEPMLNVLAYFEGEEWVVHIFPRILHRPACYFAQGREQILLSPASVDMAGVFITPRQEDFEKITANDITNILNQVCLSEEDAESAIKAILHV; encoded by the coding sequence ATGACAACTATTTCTACAAAGACCAAACAACTTATACATACCCAGCTGCAGGATTGGGCTTTGGCTAAAAGTAACTACCAGGGCTTGCAAAAGGTAGTCACCCGCGATGTGGAATTGCCGGGAGGCAGTAGGGTCAAAGTTCAATTTAACCCGGAGCGTATTCGTTCGTCAGCTGCTAAGGTAGATGCAAAGAGTATTCAGGAGCGAGCCTGCTTTTTGTGTGCCGAGAACAGACCTGCGCAACAGCAAGGTGTTCCTTTTGGTGATGATTATACCATTCTCATCAATCCTTTTCCCATTTTTCCGCAGCATCTTACCATTCCGCATAATGCGCACACCAACCAGCTGATAGCCCCTTATTTTATTTCGATGCTTTCGTTGGCCGGGGAGTTGAACAGGTTTACCCTGTTTTACAACGGCCCTAAGTGTGGTGCTTCGGCTCCAGATCATTTTCACTTTCAGGCAGGCATAAAGAATTTTTTGCCTATCGAAGCGGATTTTAAAAGTGGCAAGTATACGCATCGCATAGGTGAAGAGAATAAGGTAAAAGTGTATAATTGGAAAGGCTACAACAGAGGAGTAATTACTTTAAAAGGTTCGGATAAAGAGTCGGTTGCGATTTTATTTCAAAAGTTGCACAACTACCTGCATGCTAAACAAATACAAGAGATTGAGCCTATGCTGAATGTATTGGCTTATTTTGAAGGCGAGGAATGGGTAGTACACATTTTTCCACGCATTCTGCATCGCCCGGCATGTTATTTTGCCCAAGGGAGGGAGCAAATATTATTAAGTCCGGCATCGGTGGATATGGCGGGCGTATTTATTACCCCCCGGCAGGAGGATTTTGAAAAGATTACAGCAAACGATATTACCAACATATTAAATCAGGTGTGCCTGAGTGAGGAGGATGCTGAATCGGCTATTAAAGCCATATTGCATGTGTAA